From Plasmodium brasilianum strain Bolivian I chromosome 2, whole genome shotgun sequence, one genomic window encodes:
- a CDS encoding UMP-CMP kinase — MNYKNNYVIIFSMIIVNFSRFFVENTNYLKRKKTIILYANRTNVYYYRGLNTFENTLKIQKLLRGYSKLKKSIILDKNKFYINKSLEEKFFANNTFEMSKDQPFVIFMLGGPGSGKGTQCKLIQDKFDFIHISAGECLREYLRRCENNEVDKKHQSIVEHCINNGEIVPVHITLELMKIKMENEIEKKKKKKEEKGQSKKRQEEEELSQKKQDKEEEKEEKKKSFSFKILDENVLLKNINIEEYNKKLKYENCIYENKEVLKILKKNKINEEAKYKFIIDGFPRNYDNFDGWMSIIGNYAYVHLCLFLYCNDDNMIERCINRGLISGRVDDNMDTLRKRFETHKNSCIPVINLFLNENKCIFINANRNIQDVWNDIQYVFTNM, encoded by the exons atgaattataaaaacaattatgtaataattttttctatgaTAATAGTAAACTTCTCAAGATTCTTTGTAGAAAAtactaattatttaaaaaggaagaaaacaattattttatatgcaaatagaacaaatgtttattattatagaGGGTTAAACACGTTTGAAAATACCCTCAAAATACAGAAATTATTAAGAGGATATAGTAAACTAAAGAAAAGCATAATTCttgataaaaacaaattttatataaataaaagtttaGAAGAAAAGTTTTTTGCCAATAATACTTTTGAGATGAGCAAGGATCAGCCGTTTGTG ataTTTATGCTTGGAGGCCCAGGTAGTGGAAAGGGAACACAATGCAAATTAATTCAAGACAAATTtgattttattcatattagcGCAG GTGAATGCTTACGGGAGTATTTAAGGAGGTGTGAAAATAACGAAGTAGATAAGAAGCATCAGTCCATTGTAGAACATTGCATAAACAATG GAGAAATTGTGCCGGTACATATAACACTcgaattaatgaaaataaaaatggagaatgaaattgaaaaaaagaaaaaaaaaaaagaggagaaGGGACAATCTAAAAAAAGacaagaagaggaagaattaagccaaaaaaaacaagataaagaggaggaaaaagaagaaaaaaaaaaaagcttttcatttaaaatattggaTGAAAACGtactattaaaaaacataaatatcgaagaatataataagaaattaaaatatgaaaattgtatatatgaaaataaagaagtgttaaaaatattaaaaaaaaataagattaaTGAAGAAgcaaaatacaaatttataattgATGGCTTTCCAAGgaattatgataattttgaTGGGTGGATGAGTATTATTGGAAATTACGCGTACGTTCACTTATGTTTGTTTCTTTATtgtaatgatgataatatgATCGAAAGATGCATAAATCGGGGTTTGATCAGCG GAAGAGTGGATGATAACATGGACACACTGAGAAAAAGATTCGAAACACACAAGAATAGTTGTATTCctgtaataaatttatttttaaatgaaaacaaatgtatatttattaatgcaAATAGAAATATTCAAGATGTTTGGAATGACATACAGTATGTGTTTACGAATATGTAA
- a CDS encoding hypothetical protein (conserved Plasmodium protein), with protein sequence MNIYNNDIKKKNVFVNQAIFFTPKKNLMNTSNEKKDIENKILQNVNDDYPSNNNFNNYNRWFGNQDQRKIENIPSTIWKGKDTILTFNTNTSNLNSSGVNTHSTTTLSNNGRENNNNINNTIPNGSTAGLLNGSANGLINGTVSNLQNSINATCSNETCSNANRYSGNNYNNNNNMGNEQQRFNVNSSLTNQGNNLNSSNMKSLNFLQKNNNIINGNVNNENNVEYLNISLQHGLEKKKDIVYLFQELLSYCECLKRSRKKSTEEINKIRVSYNKVSDLLKETLKREKNSHIKIEELRNIIINYDEKFDRVKNSSEGTITNLNKNVQTLIDLNNNLEIEMNKVVNENHQLRKIAQNEFVLNKEINSLRKEIEILNNEKVSLVHQIDGLRLENSKIENEKNVLLSDKTLLHCKIDELENGLKNRNNFFNKSQMTEKEINPFIINSDEEINEQLNNYLNLNHDQRTELFKNFLYHWRETNKAGQKFYEQSCIMN encoded by the coding sequence atgaatatatacaataacgatattaaaaaaaagaacgtCTTTGTGAACCaagcaatattttttacaccCAAAAAAAATCTTATGAACACAagcaatgaaaaaaaggatattgaAAATAAGATATTACAGAATGTGAATGATGATTACCCTTCAAATAACAACTTCAATAACTATAATAGATGGTTTGGCAATCAGGATCAAAGGAAAATCGAAAACATTCCAAGCACCATTTGGAAAGGAAAAGATACTATTCTGACATTTAATACTAACACGTCTAACCTTAATAGTAGTGGTGTGAATACTCATAGTACTACTACACTGTCGAATAATGGTAGAGAAAACAACAACAACATAAATAATACCATACCTAATGGGTCCACTGCTGGTTTACTGAACGGATCAGCTAACGGTTTAATTAATGGAACCGTTAGCAATCTCCAGAACAGCATTAATGCAACTTGTAGTAACGAAACGTGTAGCAATGCAAATAGGTACAGTGGAAATAACtacaacaataataacaacatGGGGAATGAACAACAACGTTTTAATGTAAACAGCAGCTTAACTAATCAGGGGAATAATTTAAACTCGTCTAACATGAAGAGTTTGAACTTTTtgcagaaaaataataatattataaacggtaatgtaaataatgagaataatgtggagtatttaaatatttcgtTACAACATGGTttagaaaagaagaaagacatcgtttatttatttcaagaATTGTTGAGCTATTGCGAGTGCTTAAAAAgaagcagaaaaaaaagcacagaagaaattaacaaaattcgAGTTAGCTATAACAAGGTTTCagatttattaaaagaaacattaaaaagagaaaagaacagtcatataaaaatagaagaattacgaaatattataattaattatgatGAAAAGTTTGACCGAGTTAAAAATAGCTCTGAAGGGACAATAAcaaatttaaacaaaaatgtacaaaCACTAATCGATTTGAATAATAACTTAGAAATAGAAATGAACAAAGTTGTCAACGAAAATCAtcaattaagaaaaatagcTCAAAACGAATTTGTGTtgaataaagaaattaatagcttaagaaaagaaatagaaatattaaataatgaaaaagtttCTTTAGTACATCAGATAGATGGGTTAAGATTagaaaattcaaaaattgaaaatgaaaaaaatgttttgttAAGTGACAAAACTTTGCTACATTGTAAAATTGATGAACTGGAAAATGGgctaaaaaatagaaataatttttttaataaatctcAAATgacagaaaaagaaattaacccttttataattaattctgATGAAGAAATTAATGAGCAACTTAACAATTACTTAAATTTAAATCATGATCAAAGAACAGaacttttcaaaaattttctcTACCATTGGAGGGAAACGAACAAAGCTGgtcaaaaattttatgaacaatCATGTATTATGAACTAG
- a CDS encoding P-loop containing nucleoside triphosphate hydrolase: MNVCINHSSTFKKKKIKKKKNNNNDNNNNNDNNNDNNNDNNNNNDNNNDNNINNSNNNNSGSNVAICGNNSVFILPLPRKGKHKLIMNLDLNYLNDLEGIDNILIEEIEKEKDKVNRGDKRKFDIYDEYELLLNKKKKKKKGNINNSEIIKKGTDVNNTEQSASSNCLYDRVFNNYYIFNDYNFLKEYVYRNNLRSDDIFFKKEQIDIKNKREVKKMLMSNEDIDEYIKIYDANNMYPPMYVKKRIEENGRGKAKVEAEVEKTNEQSTKEQVRQNDETMFFKHGILRGNNKEFRKMIERVLLEIKEEENVKAERKKRDEQYKQRNNDGGEGSINPFVQVEQDRSSEAAKLEGEQGVNGKRVSVVYKRAHGVDKCTNFVEKYRARFFSELLTEESINREVLLWLKQWSDRIKKERNMSSQNNEIKEESEKKNMDFHRILLLGGSAGKGKTTLAYVISNHFKFNIIEINGSDDRNKETLIPFIESIVCNNSIGGNPNICIIDEIDGLSSTYQNIDSIMKFLNKKDKKNRSIIRRPIICICNDIYHKSLKELRKISKVVIVENLNIEMLKSRITHICDKEYIKISNEAVNKLIDIYKGDIRAILNTIYFLSIGSRNMSADSYSGETSRAPCASIHRGEPSATKKYVRDSNENNISGNISGDISGNISGIASGNASGNVSGSVRGNISGSNNRSNSSDARNHQSNLSSGRGAFAYTDDYDRYHREMDGEEENRVKKRGKNKVVSISLELLNSYLFYKDANNNYIELLNMIYVKNKNKKIISKLLKDCHNFFYINLANEYNYVQTYYYIYDNLLNIPFNDYDFCKLSYCLDFLSFCDNMEYKQKQVLNYSMQKTLYFVVFLFIIIINLNTNSHIHYVLIHNSHSNYYRKRQMDVKQMKENFINEKFAVITYKYVYSKHFYYEILNYIFSFFYMNDFFFKNVHLWGKQSYYRDLNLPKYILVPYEYKDKDANKLKLFCVKILYMMTLFNISFTSLSLSSSMAPYYGTSYPSRSSVQGAYHSRSSLNSGSNANSGNNINNGSSANNGSSANNRSNTNNGSNANIGNNANIGNNANIGNNANIGNNANIGSNANIGSNANIGNNANIGRNANSGNNANSTAFQSEKRSNNNFLNNYSFEKVYVFDPCVEDLLIYAEKKTNLFPSFQSLQKQTLTNITTTAFQFETKKSLLTANVCERLNELKKWVNNNSINFNEKKKYIHQMQIVKASSLAASSMAISTRVNKKSIFDVSYAPNFKVSLSDMILIAHQSGYEQAFQTYFLDEPSQSKNEQNNDTKTEKGKNKLKLDQNILKTKILHNRDVSTLTMCELINEEKKYMERIINKEKKIYFSGKYVKTKGYYKNIEERCNAVLQPLNFCVLQSG; the protein is encoded by the exons ATGAATGTATGTA TAAACCATTCTTCAacgtttaaaaaaaaaaaaataaaaaaaaaaaaaaataacaataacgataacaataacaataacgaTAACAATAACGATAACAATAAcgataacaataacaataacgaTAACAATAACGATAACAATATCAacaatagtaacaataataacagtgGCAGTAACGtagcaata TGTGGTAATAATTCCGTATTTATATTGCCCCTTCCcagaaaaggaaaacataAAC TCATAATGAATCTCGATCTGAACTATCTGAACGACTTAGAAGGAATAGACAATATTTTGATTGAGGagatagaaaaagaaaaagataaagtaAACAGAGgagataaaagaaaattcgaTATATACGATGAATACGAATTactgttaaataaaaagaaaaagaagaaaaaaggaaatataaataacagtgagataataaaaaaaggtactGATGTAAATAATACAGAACAGAGTGCAAGTAGCAACTGCTTATATGATAGGGTATTTAATAACTACtacatttttaatgattataattttttaaaagagtaCGTGTACAGAAATAATTTAAGGAGtgatgatatattttttaaaaaagaacaaatagatataaagaataaaagggAAGTAAAGAAAATGCTAATGTCCAATGAAGATATAGatgaatacataaaaatttacgaCGCGAATAATATGTACCCCCCTATGTAtgtgaaaaaaaggatagaGGAAAATGGTAGAGGTAAAGCAAAAGTAGAGGCCGAGGTGGAAAAGACAAATGAACAATCAACAAAGGAACAAGTTAGACAAAATGATGAAACCATGTTTTTCAAACATGGAATACTAAGAGGAAACAATAAAGAATTTAGAAAAATGATTGAAAGGGTACTGTTAGAAATTAAAGAAGAGGAAAATGTAAAAGcggaaaggaaaaaaagggatGAGCAATACAAGCAACGGAACAATGACGGAGGGGAGGGATCAATTAATCCCTTTGTCCAGGTAGAACAGGATAGAAGCTCAGAAGCAGCAAAATTAGAGGGAGAGCAGGGGGTAAACGGAAAACGCGTAAGTGTGGTCTATAAACGTGCGCATGGAGTCGATAAATGTACCAATTTTGTTGAAAAATACAGGGCAAGGTTCTTCTCTGAGTTGTTGACAGAGGAATCCATCAATAGAGAAGTGCTCCTATGGCTAAAGCAGTGGAGtgatagaataaaaaaagaaagaaatatgaGCAGTcagaataatgaaataaaagaggagagtgaaaagaaaaatatggatTTTCAcagaatattattactagGTGGGTCCGCTGGAAAAGGCAAAACAACATTAGCATATGTCATATCAAATCATTTTAAATTCAACATCATCGAAATAAATGGTAGTGATGATAGAAACAAAGAAACACTTATTCCATTTATAGAATCAATTGTGTGTAACAATTCAATTGGAGGAAATCCTAATATCTGTATTATTGATGAAATAGATGGGTTGTCTAGTACATACCAGAATATAGATAGcataatgaaatttttaaataaaaaagataaaaaaaataggagcATTATTAGAAGAccaattatatgtatttgtaacgatatatatcataaaagTTTAAAGGAACTTCGAAAAATTAGCAAAGTTGTTATTGTAGAGAATTTAAATATAGAGATGTTGAAAAGTAGAATTACTCATATTTGTgataaagaatatattaaaataagtaatGAAGCGGTTAATAAGCTAATTGATATATACAAAGGGGATATAAGGGCAATTCTGAATaccatttattttcttaGCATAGGTTCTAGAAACATGTCTGCCGACAGTTACAGCGGTGAAACGTCCAGAGCGCCGTGCGCTTCTATACATAGGGGGGAACCCAGtgctacaaaaaaatatgttcgtgatagtaatgaaaataatattagcgGTAATATTAGCGGTGATATTAGCGGTAATATTAGCGGTATCGCTAGTGGTAATGCTAGTGGCAATGTTAGCGGCAGTGTTAGAGGCAATATTAgtggtagtaataataggAGCAACTCCTCAGACGCACGCAACCACCAATCTAACTTGTCAAGCGGAAGGGGGGCCTTTGCCTACACTGATGACTACGATAGGTACCATCGCGAAATGGATGGAGAGGAGGAAAACCGCGTGAAGAAAAGGGGAAAGAACAAAGTAGTGAGCATAAGCTTAGAGCTTCTTAActcatatttgttttataaagacgcgaataataattacattgAATTGTTGAACatgatatatgtaaaaaataaaaacaaaaaaattataagtaaATTACTAAAAGAttgtcataattttttttatattaatctagcgaatgaatataattatgtacaaacatattattacatatatgataATCTGTTAAATATTCCTTTTAATGATTAtgatttttgtaaattaagTTACTGCCTTGATTTCTTATCTTTCTGTGATAATATGGAATATAAACAGAAACAAGTTCTCAATTATTCTATGCAAAAAACTCTTTATTTtgtagtttttttatttataattattataaatttaaatacgAATTCACATATCCATTATGTGTTAATACATAACAGTCATAGTAATTATTATAGGAAAAGACAAATGGATGTCAAACAGATGAAAGagaattttattaatgaaaagtTTGCAGTCATcacttataaatatgtatattcaaagcatttttattatgaaattttaaattatattttttcttttttttacatgaatgattttttttttaaaaatgtacatcTATGGGGAAAGCAGAGTTATTATAGAGATCTTAATCTACccaaatatattttggtcccatatgaatataaagataaagaTGCCAATAAGTTAAAACTATTTtgtgttaaaattttatacatgATGACATTGTTTAATATATCCTTTACGAGTTTATCTCTTTCGTCTAGTATGGCACCTTACTATGGTACCTCCTATCCCTCAAGAAGTTCTGTTCAAGGTGCATACCACAGTAGAAGCAGCTTGAATAGTGGGAGTAACGCGAACAGTgggaataatataaataatgggAGTAGTGCAAATAATGGGAGTAGTGCAAACAATAGGagtaatacaaataatgGGAGTAATGCAAACATTGGGAATAATGCAAACATTGGGAATAATGCAAACATTGGGAATAATGCAAACATTGGGAATAATGCAAACATTGGGAGTAATGCAAACATTGGGAGTAATGCAAACATTGGGAATAATGCAAACATTGGGAGGAATGCAAATAGTGGGAACAATGCGAACAGCACCGCGTTCCAGAGCGAAAAACGTAGTAACAACAATTTTTTGAACAACTACTCTTTTGAGAAGGTTTACGTATTTGATCCCTGTGTTGAGGACCTCCTAATTtatgcagaaaaaaaaacgaatCTATTTCCATCTTTTCAAAGTTTGCAGAAACAAACTCTAACGAATATAACAACGACTGCATTTCAATTTGAGACGAAAAAAAGTTTGTTAACAGCGAATGTATGTGAAAGGTTGAATGAGTTGAAAAAGTGGGTAAACAACAATTCCATAAAtttcaatgaaaaaaaaaaatatattcatcaAATGCAAATTGTTAAGGCTTCATCACTGGCAGCATCGTCAATGGCAATATCGACGCGGGTCAATAAGAAGTCCATCTTTGATGTAAGTTATGCTCCAAATTTTAAAGTATCTCTAAGTGATATGATCCTAATTGCACATCAGAGTGGATATGAACAAGCATTCCAAACCTATTTTCTAGATGAACCATCCCAAAGCaagaatgaacaaaataacgatacaaaaacagaaaagggaaaaaacaaACTAAAACTtgatcaaaatattttaaaaacaaaaattctACACAACAGAGATGTATCTACTCTTACCATGTGTGAACTTATTAACgaggaaaagaaatatatggagcgaataataaataaagaaaaaaagatttatttttctggCAAATATGTTAAAACAAAGGGTTATTACAAAAACATCGAGGAACGCTGTAATGCAGTCTTGCAGCCCCTAAATTTTTGCGTTTTACAGAGTGGCTAG